A single genomic interval of Psychroserpens sp. NJDZ02 harbors:
- a CDS encoding restriction endonuclease, which yields MEILYLIGGFIALLAIWSFFSNFLDKKKENKKKLNEYPQLLRELSNEKLLAKKHQENYKNETLKTKELSSSLLKKKEEFQKLHNEIRIKTNDLEKVTIFLTNAHEELAKLEQKNEELVFKLDEQIDENDTLKLKLDFSDKKYITENRTLNEVQRERDNFKNGLEEQHDLYLAIQSKSQNSVSKITSMYSDFLLLEYDIIAKRLENKKRPAIEESKRIKELKTQSKFHLEQYRQMLYKYEYLLNVFPELTNYVDDFDTLKQLEVANSIDDFKEDFDNVQNYISKKEYLSLDENIRNQLALDRYLDPARKNTNWQVGRDYELYCGLTYEEKGWDVEYYGMEKKLKDLGRDLIVRKGNEVEIIQCKLWKKRTIIHEKHILQLYGTTIIDKLVNPDLFNVVTPVFITNTSLSETATKFAQILGVRIEKWEMQEFPRIKCNIGIDSNGLESRIYHLPFDQHYDRTKIKNGQGFFAKNIEEATEQGFRRSYKYYGK from the coding sequence ATGGAAATATTATATCTAATTGGCGGGTTTATCGCACTTCTAGCAATTTGGAGTTTCTTCTCTAATTTTCTCGACAAGAAAAAAGAAAATAAGAAGAAATTAAACGAGTATCCTCAATTATTAAGGGAACTGTCAAACGAAAAATTACTAGCGAAAAAACATCAAGAAAATTATAAGAATGAAACTTTAAAAACAAAAGAACTTTCATCTAGCCTTTTAAAAAAAAAGGAAGAGTTTCAAAAACTACATAACGAAATTAGAATCAAGACTAATGATTTAGAAAAGGTAACTATATTTCTGACTAATGCTCACGAAGAGTTAGCAAAATTAGAGCAAAAAAATGAAGAATTAGTTTTTAAATTAGATGAACAAATAGATGAAAATGACACGCTAAAACTAAAACTAGATTTTTCCGATAAAAAATATATCACAGAAAACAGGACTCTTAATGAAGTACAACGAGAACGAGATAATTTCAAAAACGGTCTTGAAGAACAACATGATTTGTATTTAGCAATTCAGAGCAAAAGTCAAAATTCTGTTTCTAAAATCACATCAATGTATAGTGATTTCCTATTGTTAGAATATGATATTATCGCGAAACGATTAGAAAACAAGAAAAGACCGGCAATTGAAGAAAGTAAAAGGATAAAAGAACTTAAAACACAAAGTAAGTTCCATCTGGAACAATATCGTCAAATGTTATACAAATACGAATACCTACTAAATGTTTTTCCTGAGCTCACAAACTATGTAGATGATTTTGATACATTAAAACAACTTGAAGTCGCCAATTCGATTGATGACTTTAAAGAAGATTTCGATAATGTTCAAAATTATATTAGTAAAAAGGAATATTTAAGTTTAGATGAAAACATTAGAAACCAATTAGCTTTAGATAGATATCTAGACCCAGCAAGAAAAAACACTAATTGGCAAGTTGGTAGAGATTATGAACTTTACTGCGGGCTAACCTATGAAGAAAAAGGTTGGGACGTAGAATATTACGGAATGGAAAAAAAACTAAAAGACCTTGGGCGTGATTTAATTGTAAGAAAAGGAAATGAAGTTGAAATCATCCAATGTAAACTTTGGAAAAAGAGAACAATAATTCACGAAAAACACATATTACAATTATATGGCACCACAATTATTGACAAACTTGTTAATCCTGATTTGTTTAACGTTGTAACCCCTGTGTTTATAACCAATACTTCGCTATCTGAAACTGCCACAAAATTTGCTCAAATTTTGGGAGTACGAATTGAAAAGTGGGAAATGCAAGAATTCCCAAGAATCAAATGTAATATTGGAATTGACTCAAATGGACTTGAAAGTCGCATTTATCACTTACCCTTCGACCAACATTATGACAGAACTAAAATTAAAAATGGGCAAGGTTTTTTCGCAAAGAATATCGAAGAGGCTACTGAACAAGGGTTCAGGAGGTCATACAAATATTATGGAAAATAA
- a CDS encoding integrase core domain-containing protein has product MNENRDNAIDALTKQNIANALWMQEYDESKIPKEILEKIHSDKSITQLIHHSDRGIQYCSNVYTQILKRKKIDISMTEENHCYENAMAERVNGILKDEFYLDQTFDNVSHAKRAAKNAINLYNEVRLHLSLDYKTLNMVYKLSA; this is encoded by the coding sequence ATGAATGAAAATAGAGACAATGCCATCGATGCACTTACCAAGCAGAATATTGCAAATGCCCTTTGGATGCAAGAATATGATGAAAGCAAGATTCCAAAAGAGATATTGGAAAAAATACATAGTGATAAAAGCATTACACAACTTATTCATCATTCGGATAGAGGAATACAGTACTGTAGCAATGTATACACACAAATACTCAAAAGAAAAAAGATAGATATTAGTATGACCGAAGAAAATCATTGTTACGAAAATGCAATGGCAGAACGTGTAAATGGAATTTTAAAAGATGAATTTTATCTCGACCAAACCTTTGATAACGTGAGTCACGCTAAGAGAGCTGCAAAAAATGCAATTAATTTATACAACGAAGTTAGATTACATTTATCTTTAGATTATAAAACACTTAATATGGTATATAAATTATCAGCTTAA
- the guaB gene encoding IMP dehydrogenase, which produces MTAHENKIVGEGLTYDDVLLVPAFSDVLPREVNIQSKFTRNITINVPIVSAAMDTVTESQMAIAMAREGGIGVLHKNMTIEQQAIKVRKVKRAESGMIIDPVTLPMTAVVADANNAMREHGIGGIPIVDADGMLKGIVTNRDLRFEHEKSRPIVEVMTSENLVTAPVGTSLKAAEKILQQHKIEKLLIVEGNKLEGLITFRDITKVTQKPIANKDTFGRLRVAAAIGVTGDAVARAEALVSAGVDAIVIDTAHGHTKGVVNVLKEIKKKFPKLDVIVGNIATGAAAKYLVEAGADAVKVGIGPGSICTTRVVAGVGFPQFSAVLEVAAAIKGSGVPVIADGGIRYTGDIPKALAAGADTVMLGSLLAGTKESPGETIIYEGRKFKSYRGMGSVEAMKQGSKDRYFQDVEDDIKKLVPEGIVGRVPYKGDLYESLHQFIGGLRAGMGYCGAKDVATLQDTGRFVKITASGINESHPHDVTITKEAPNYSR; this is translated from the coding sequence ATGACAGCACACGAAAATAAAATAGTAGGCGAAGGATTAACTTATGATGACGTCCTTTTAGTTCCTGCTTTCTCAGATGTTCTTCCTCGCGAAGTCAACATTCAATCAAAATTTACACGCAACATTACCATTAACGTACCAATAGTTTCTGCAGCTATGGATACTGTTACAGAAAGTCAAATGGCTATTGCCATGGCTAGAGAAGGGGGGATTGGTGTGTTACATAAAAACATGACTATTGAGCAACAAGCGATTAAAGTACGTAAAGTAAAACGTGCGGAAAGCGGTATGATCATAGATCCTGTTACGTTACCAATGACAGCAGTTGTTGCCGATGCTAATAATGCGATGCGCGAGCATGGTATTGGAGGAATTCCGATTGTAGATGCCGACGGTATGCTTAAAGGGATTGTAACCAACCGTGATTTACGTTTTGAACATGAAAAAAGCAGGCCAATTGTTGAGGTTATGACTAGCGAAAATCTAGTAACAGCACCAGTAGGAACCTCTTTAAAAGCTGCTGAAAAAATATTACAACAACATAAAATTGAAAAGCTTTTAATTGTTGAAGGTAACAAGCTAGAAGGTTTAATTACCTTTAGAGATATTACTAAAGTAACACAGAAGCCCATAGCAAACAAAGATACTTTTGGTCGTTTACGTGTTGCAGCAGCAATAGGAGTTACTGGAGACGCAGTAGCGCGTGCAGAAGCCTTAGTAAGTGCAGGAGTAGATGCTATAGTCATTGATACAGCACACGGACATACTAAAGGTGTGGTAAATGTGTTAAAAGAAATCAAGAAAAAATTCCCGAAATTAGACGTTATTGTTGGTAATATAGCAACAGGAGCAGCAGCTAAGTATTTAGTTGAGGCAGGAGCAGACGCCGTAAAAGTTGGTATTGGACCAGGTTCTATATGTACAACTCGTGTAGTTGCAGGTGTTGGTTTTCCTCAATTTAGTGCCGTGCTAGAAGTCGCAGCAGCAATAAAAGGAAGTGGTGTACCAGTAATTGCAGATGGAGGAATTAGATATACGGGAGATATTCCTAAAGCATTGGCAGCAGGAGCAGATACAGTTATGTTAGGCTCATTACTAGCAGGAACAAAAGAAAGTCCTGGCGAAACCATTATATACGAAGGACGTAAGTTTAAATCGTATAGAGGTATGGGATCTGTGGAAGCGATGAAGCAAGGTAGTAAAGACCGTTACTTCCAAGATGTAGAAGACGATATTAAAAAACTAGTACCAGAAGGTATTGTGGGACGTGTCCCTTATAAAGGTGATTTATATGAAAGTTTACACCAGTTTATAGGTGGATTAAGAGCCGGTATGGGGTATTGTGGTGCAAAAGACGTGGCTACTTTACAAGATACAGGACGCTTTGTTAAAATTACCGCTTCAGGTATTAATGAGAGTCATCCACACGATGTTACTATTACAAAAGAAGCACCAAACTATTCTAGATAA
- a CDS encoding imelysin family protein produces the protein MKTNVLKTTAAIALTLSLFSCGNDDDATTENINVVSKTDVTTNYGNIVYQTYLDSYNSAVDMQTSINAFVTTPNQANFDLAKTAWLDAREFYGLTEAFRECNGPVDTESDAWSLGTEGQMNAWPIDESYIDYVAAGTEDYANDYDSIIGDDSITIDQSTITGLNEDINDKSISTGWHAIEFLLWGQDNTMPVDDLPGTRAFTDYTTADHADRRALYLQTATNLLVNDLNALTTTWSPGGTYRVVFDNLSDDIALTQLINGAFFIAGNELSYERIFTPVDSTDGIGGLGQEDEHSCFSDNTHRDIYANAKGVYNVVFGDYNAITGASFYDLVKQANPTQAATLKAAAENAMDKVNAIGNNTQPFDYLITLESSTDSNFGIVMQSVQALQDWADEISASADAIGISL, from the coding sequence ATGAAAACCAACGTATTAAAAACAACCGCTGCAATCGCCCTAACATTATCACTTTTTTCTTGTGGTAACGATGATGACGCTACAACAGAAAATATTAATGTTGTCAGTAAAACTGACGTAACAACTAACTATGGTAACATTGTATACCAAACGTATTTAGACAGCTACAATAGCGCTGTAGACATGCAAACTTCGATCAATGCCTTTGTAACAACTCCAAACCAAGCTAATTTTGATTTAGCAAAAACCGCCTGGTTAGACGCTAGAGAGTTTTATGGATTAACCGAAGCTTTTAGAGAATGTAATGGACCTGTAGATACAGAATCTGATGCGTGGTCATTAGGTACCGAAGGACAAATGAATGCTTGGCCAATAGACGAAAGTTATATCGACTATGTTGCTGCTGGGACAGAGGACTATGCTAACGATTACGACAGTATTATAGGTGACGACAGTATTACTATTGATCAGTCAACTATAACTGGATTAAACGAAGATATTAACGATAAGTCTATAAGTACTGGATGGCACGCTATTGAGTTTTTACTTTGGGGACAAGACAACACAATGCCAGTGGACGACTTACCAGGAACAAGAGCATTTACAGATTATACAACTGCCGATCATGCAGACAGACGCGCTCTGTATTTACAAACAGCAACCAATTTACTAGTTAACGATTTAAATGCTTTAACAACGACTTGGTCTCCAGGTGGGACTTACAGAGTTGTTTTTGATAATTTAAGCGACGATATCGCTTTAACACAGTTAATTAATGGCGCCTTTTTTATTGCTGGTAACGAGTTAAGCTATGAACGTATCTTTACTCCTGTAGATTCTACCGATGGTATTGGTGGATTAGGTCAAGAAGACGAACATTCTTGTTTTAGTGACAACACACATCGTGATATATATGCTAATGCAAAAGGGGTTTATAATGTTGTCTTTGGAGACTATAACGCTATTACTGGCGCTTCGTTTTATGATTTAGTAAAACAAGCTAATCCTACTCAAGCAGCGACTTTAAAAGCTGCTGCTGAAAATGCAATGGATAAAGTGAATGCTATTGGGAATAACACACAACCTTTTGATTATTTGATAACTTTAGAAAGCTCTACAGATTCTAACTTCGGAATTGTCATGCAAAGCGTGCAAGCGCTTCAAGATTGGGCTGACGAAATTAGCGCGTCTGCTGATGCTATAGGAATTAGTCTATAA
- a CDS encoding di-heme oxidoredictase family protein codes for MKYKLPLIYLFLLILFNCSDDDNYQPVPDSASNYEEGEELLTGVLGVNSTSSNAFGFEIDGLSFQQLAVFASGNSLFNQTWVSAPASTTARDGIGPTFNARACASCHFKDGRGSPLVNGSNSSGFLMRISLNGQDANGDAIPVPGYGLQLQDQANNGIAYEAKINITHEAVNGTFADGSTYQLQKPIYTFQDEQFGALTGVNTSPRIGQQTIGLGLISALPDIEITKFEDSNDSDNDGISGRANFVYNYDTNAIALGRFGWKANAPTLRQQVAGAFHGDMGLTTSIFSEQNCPSPQQDCFDAPNGGTPEVTDSQLEKVIFYQAHLAVPNRRNYLDADVQQGKVLFNQLNCIACHAINQKTGTDAESELLENITIKPYSDFLLHDMGDALADNRSDFNANGNEWRTQPLWGIGLISTVNNHTNLLHDGRARTIEEAILWHGGEAETSKQNFKNLNAEKRQQLIAFVNSL; via the coding sequence ATGAAATACAAATTACCCTTAATTTACTTATTTCTTTTAATCCTATTTAATTGTAGTGATGATGACAATTATCAACCTGTACCCGACTCCGCTTCCAACTATGAAGAAGGAGAAGAATTATTAACTGGTGTGTTAGGGGTCAACTCCACAAGTAGTAATGCATTTGGTTTTGAAATTGATGGCCTATCATTTCAGCAACTAGCGGTATTTGCTTCTGGAAACTCGTTATTTAATCAAACTTGGGTTTCTGCTCCCGCTTCGACAACAGCCAGAGATGGTATAGGGCCGACATTTAATGCCCGTGCTTGTGCCAGTTGTCACTTTAAAGATGGACGCGGTAGCCCTTTAGTTAATGGTTCCAATTCTAGTGGTTTTTTAATGCGTATTAGTCTAAATGGACAAGATGCTAATGGAGATGCTATTCCTGTCCCTGGTTATGGTTTACAATTACAAGATCAAGCCAATAATGGTATTGCCTATGAAGCCAAAATAAATATTACCCATGAAGCCGTAAACGGAACTTTCGCCGATGGAAGTACCTATCAACTACAAAAACCCATTTACACTTTTCAAGATGAACAATTTGGCGCTTTAACTGGCGTTAACACATCGCCTAGAATCGGACAACAAACAATAGGTTTGGGGCTGATATCTGCTTTACCAGACATTGAAATCACTAAATTTGAAGATAGCAACGATAGTGATAATGATGGAATTTCAGGACGTGCCAATTTTGTTTATAATTATGATACCAATGCCATCGCTTTAGGCCGATTTGGATGGAAAGCCAACGCACCAACATTAAGACAACAAGTTGCTGGTGCTTTTCATGGTGATATGGGATTAACTACCTCTATTTTTTCTGAACAAAACTGCCCATCCCCTCAACAAGATTGTTTTGACGCTCCCAATGGTGGTACTCCTGAGGTTACGGATAGCCAACTAGAAAAAGTTATTTTTTATCAAGCCCATTTAGCAGTACCAAATCGGCGTAATTATTTAGACGCGGATGTACAACAAGGAAAAGTCCTTTTTAACCAACTTAATTGTATTGCTTGTCATGCCATAAACCAAAAAACAGGGACCGATGCAGAAAGTGAATTGTTAGAAAATATAACGATAAAACCCTATTCAGATTTCTTATTACACGATATGGGAGACGCTTTAGCAGATAACCGATCAGATTTTAATGCCAATGGTAACGAATGGCGTACGCAACCACTTTGGGGTATTGGGCTAATCTCGACAGTTAACAACCACACCAATCTCTTACACGACGGTCGTGCTAGAACTATTGAAGAAGCTATTTTATGGCATGGTGGAGAAGCCGAAACTAGTAAACAAAACTTTAAAAATCTAAATGCTGAAAAGCGTCAACAGTTGATCGCTTTTGTAAATTCCTTATAA
- a CDS encoding imelysin family protein, whose amino-acid sequence MIKKAKVLIILLLIFSCNSDDDQQEEPAFNVMALLNDITTQQILPNVDTFVTESTTLNSAIQTYLTTYTETDLILAQNQWKVTAKAYAKVYAFNIGSIRDQFMHLALYNWPTLPSALENVITNNDAITAELMATLSPQIKTLSGLEYLLFENDATTLNSQFTNSVKRQNYLKFTASEFQAQAERLQGIWNAPEHYANTFITNNDTGIRASFNILFNGVYNLIDTAKITKIGKPAGLENSQATNPDETQAYFSSLSLAILKENMTSVKAVYFNTEGVGIADYVFHIIKNNDLNTAIQNKIEDVRTAIDAIPVPLFDAITSHPDQVEHLHTELDALGVLFSVDVRSILSIIITSTDNDGD is encoded by the coding sequence ATGATAAAAAAAGCCAAAGTATTAATTATTCTATTACTTATTTTTAGCTGTAATAGTGATGATGATCAGCAAGAAGAACCAGCATTTAATGTCATGGCGCTTTTAAACGATATCACTACCCAACAAATACTACCTAACGTAGACACTTTTGTTACAGAAAGCACGACTCTAAATTCAGCCATACAAACCTATCTAACGACCTATACAGAAACAGACCTTATCTTGGCCCAAAACCAATGGAAAGTAACGGCTAAAGCATATGCTAAGGTATATGCCTTCAATATTGGTAGTATCAGAGATCAATTTATGCACTTAGCATTATATAACTGGCCTACACTACCTAGTGCTTTAGAAAACGTAATCACAAATAATGATGCCATTACTGCAGAATTGATGGCCACTTTAAGTCCACAAATAAAAACACTATCGGGCTTAGAGTATTTACTATTTGAAAATGACGCCACGACATTAAATTCACAATTTACAAATTCGGTAAAAAGACAAAATTATTTAAAATTTACAGCGTCAGAATTTCAGGCTCAAGCCGAAAGACTGCAAGGTATTTGGAATGCCCCCGAACATTACGCCAATACATTTATTACTAATAACGACACAGGAATAAGAGCGTCTTTTAATATCTTATTTAATGGGGTGTACAACCTTATCGATACCGCCAAAATAACTAAAATAGGAAAACCTGCTGGTTTAGAAAACTCTCAGGCCACCAATCCAGACGAGACGCAAGCTTATTTTAGTAGCCTATCGTTGGCTATTTTAAAAGAAAACATGACTAGTGTTAAAGCTGTCTATTTTAATACCGAGGGCGTTGGTATTGCCGACTATGTTTTTCATATTATTAAAAATAATGATTTAAACACAGCTATTCAAAATAAAATAGAAGACGTACGTACCGCTATTGATGCTATACCTGTACCGCTTTTTGATGCTATAACCTCTCATCCCGATCAAGTGGAACACTTACATACGGAATTAGATGCTTTAGGCGTTTTGTTTAGTGTAGATGTTAGAAGTATACTCTCTATAATTATTACCTCTACAGATAATGATGGAGATTAA